The stretch of DNA GAAGAAACTAGTTTGCGCCCACGACTGCGGTTTGATCGTCAACCCCGATGGCTTGAAAAACCAAGTCGAAGGCAACGTCATTCAAGGCACGAGCCGGGCGATGCACGAAGAAGTCTTGTTCGATACCACCGCCGCAGTTACGAGCCTTGATTGGTCGAGCTATCCTATCCTACGTTTCCCTGACTTGCCGGAACTTGAATTGGTGCTAATCAATCGCACCGAGATGGATCCCCTCGGTGCCGGCGAAGCCTCCACCAGCCCTCCCGCTGGCGCAATCGCCAACGCGATATACGACGCCGTCGGCGTCCGGCTACGCGAAGGACCGTTCACGCCCAAGCGCGTGCTGGCGGCGATGAAGAAAGCCTGATCGGTGGAAGCCGAGAGGGCGGGTTTAAAACCCGTCCCTACGAATCCCAATTCTTTTTTTTGCGTCCTTTGCGCCCTTTGCGGTTAATTATCCGAATCCGAAATAATCGGCTTGAACGGTTGGCGCGATTTCTTTAGGGTAGCGTCATGGCCGACACAAATCATTTAATCTTGACCGCCGTCGGACCGGACCGGATAGGCCTGGTCGAAAAAATTTCTCAGTTCATCGCGCGCCACGGCTGCAACATCGAAGACAGCAAGATGGCGGTGTTTTGCGGCGAGTTTGCCGTCATCGTGTTGATCAGCGGCGCAGCGAATAAACTGTCGACAATCGCCAGCGACTCCCGCGAGATCGAATCTGAAACGGGTTTAACGATATCGACCAAGACACCGGCGGTGCGCGAAACCACGCAAGCCTTCCTACCCTACAAACTCACCGCATCGTGCATGGATCATCCCGGCATCGTCTATCAAATCAGCAACGTGCTGAGCAGCCTGGGCATCAACATCGAATCCATGGAAACCAAAACCTACGCCGCGCCGATCAGCGGCACGCCGATCTTCCAGCTCGAAGCCGATATCGCCGTGCCGGTGACGACCAATATCAATCAGCTGCGCGAGCGCTTCGGCGAGATTCAACGCGAAGAAAACATCGACATCGAGTTGGCCGCGGCGAAGAGCTGAGTCCGGAGGGCCGAC from Deltaproteobacteria bacterium encodes:
- a CDS encoding glycine cleavage system protein R, with the protein product MADTNHLILTAVGPDRIGLVEKISQFIARHGCNIEDSKMAVFCGEFAVIVLISGAANKLSTIASDSREIESETGLTISTKTPAVRETTQAFLPYKLTASCMDHPGIVYQISNVLSSLGINIESMETKTYAAPISGTPIFQLEADIAVPVTTNINQLRERFGEIQREENIDIELAAAKS